The Mercurialis annua linkage group LG8, ddMerAnnu1.2, whole genome shotgun sequence genome window below encodes:
- the LOC126661898 gene encoding uncharacterized protein LOC126661898 produces MILIPTLITPDGGIIQISDGGINRGKAMLKGLIKRVQAFKAGPSFQSNNRPPQQQGHYQGNPNHGNNYGGRPQHPPSRPQGGLPSTTENNPREHLKAIELRSGRNLEKANGKKHVVEEEEPQIVIDIASSSQELPKEREEVAIEVEEPYLQINLSLADALREIPQYAKFLKDIITNKRSWDSGATVPIPEVCSSIILNDLPAKLKDPGSFSIPCTIGNMSSINCLCDIGASINLMPLTLFRTLCGDQTVKSTSMVLQLADHSLKRPFGIVEDVLVKVDKLIFPVDFVILDYAVDKECPMILGRPFMNTGRALIDVHGGKLTLQIDEETVVFDMKKGNEGYHRGGGLHEDLSKRVEICPQQISQVSFHSGVADDEYTEEDEPKPENLNKSNGVTPPSSELPPIVEMKPLPSHLRYTFVGENETLPIIISNKLSKDQERRVVQVVK; encoded by the exons ATGATCCTTATTCCAACACTTATaaccccggatggaggaatcatccaaattTCGGATGGCGGAATCAATAggggcaaggcaatgctcaagggtcTAATCAAGCGGGTCCAAGCTTTCAAAGCGGGTCCAAGCTTCCAAAGCAACAATAGGCCTCCACAACAACAAGGTCACTATCAAGGAAACCCAAACCATGGGAACAATTACGGTGGTAGACCACAACATCCTCCCA gtagaccacaagggggattGCCCTCTACTACGGAGAACAACCCAAGGGAGCACCTAAAAGCGATAGAGCTTCGGAGTGGGCGGAACTTGGAAAAGGCCAATGGCAAGAAACATGTTGTAGAGGAGGAAGAGCCTCAAATTGTGATTGATATAGCAAGCTCAAGCCAAGAGCTACCAAAGGAGCGTGAGGAAGTGGCtatcgaggttgaagagccttat tTGCAAATTAATCttagcttggcggatgcactaCGTGAGATTCCACAGTATGCCAAGTTCTTGAAGGATATCATCACCAACAAAAGAAGTTGGGATAGTGGCGCAACGGTTCCCATTCCGGAAGTGTGTAGCTCCATTATTTTGAATGATTTGCCGGCTAAGTtgaaggacccagggagtttttctataccttgcactataggaaaTATGAGTTCTATAAATTGCCTATGTGATATTGGTGCTAGCATTAATCTTATGCCTTTAACTCTTTTCAGGACACTTTGTGGAGACCAAACCGTGAAAagcacctcgatggtactccaacTAGCGGATCATTCGTTGAAAAGGCCGTTTGGGATTGTTGAGGATGTGCTTGTCAAGGTAGATAAACTCATCTTTCCGGTTGATTTTGTTATCTTGGACTATGCGGTTGATAAGGAGTGCCCAATGATCTTGGGGCGACCTTTCATGAACACCGGAAGGGCTTTAATTGATGTGCATGGTGGGAAATTGACCTTGCAGATTGATGAAGAAACGGTTGTGTTTGATATGAAGAAGGGTAACGAGGGGTAccatcgaggaggaggattgcATGAGGATTTAT CAAAGAGGGTAGAAATTTGTCCTCAACAAATCTCTCAAGTTTCGTTTCATTCCGGGGTTGCGGATGATGAATACACCGAAGAGGATGAACCTAAGCCGGAAAATTTGAACAAGAGcaatggtgtgactccaccatcttccGAGTTACCGCCAATTGTTGAGATGAAGCCTCTTCCGTCTCATCTCCGGTATACCTTTGTTGGAGAGAATGAGACCTTGCCGATAATTATCTCGAACAAGCTTTCCAAGGATCAAGAGAGGAGGGTTGTGCAAGTAGTGAAATAG